A single window of Senegalia massiliensis DNA harbors:
- a CDS encoding LTA synthase family protein, whose translation MFNINTSKLKPIKMNKIILFMFILSLLKVLLLYIFTIEKNIIIAFITTIPTIAFIYLLLFIAKSKNIKLIAFIVHAVVGIILFADLVYYQYYGFLPSITMLLFVGNVPTVWKSIFFVLRPIYFFMIIDIIPLGIYLKNRNIKYNRLKISRKNITISVVSILLIMFLSPILFIKGNTTYAYNNYGIFTYHIYDAYTQLTNKEKETLADEDLKNKVKNISNDKNDKKTNKKYHGIAKGKNIIVVQFESLQNFLINREYNGKEITPNLNKLISKDSMYFNNFYQQVGPGNTSDAEFVMSNSLYPTNDLSIFNHYKENYYYSLQKILKKEGYSTYSFHGNDKEFWNRDEMYPNLGIDNFISLEDFEYDEKEDLINLGLNDMDFFDQTVDHLKEAKKPFYSTVISITSHHPYDMPEELIEVELKKEHENTIFGNYIQSINYADKAFGNFIEKLKKEGLYEDSIIVLYGDHAGLYPTRAENGKIMSEFLGYEYRFDEYMNIPLIVNLPGSGIKETNEIVGGELDLMPTILNLTGIEDNKGKRFGRDLFNSKKGFVLNQYYVPLGSFIDDEKVFKMSKDGIFENSMAWDRKTKEPIDIEECREGYERAISEFKESQLILENDLIDDIIEEQEKKDN comes from the coding sequence ATGTTTAACATAAATACATCTAAATTAAAACCTATAAAAATGAACAAAATTATACTCTTTATGTTTATTTTGTCATTACTGAAAGTATTACTTTTATACATATTTACAATTGAAAAAAATATAATTATTGCATTTATTACTACCATTCCAACTATAGCATTTATATATTTATTATTGTTTATTGCTAAGTCTAAAAATATAAAGTTAATAGCTTTTATTGTACATGCTGTTGTTGGAATAATATTATTTGCGGATTTAGTATATTATCAATATTATGGATTTTTACCTTCTATCACTATGTTATTATTTGTAGGAAATGTTCCTACAGTATGGAAAAGTATATTTTTTGTATTGAGACCAATATATTTTTTTATGATAATAGATATAATTCCGTTGGGAATTTATTTAAAAAACAGAAATATAAAATATAATAGATTAAAAATTAGTAGAAAGAACATAACAATATCTGTAGTTTCAATACTATTAATAATGTTTTTATCACCTATTTTATTTATAAAAGGAAATACAACTTATGCATATAATAATTACGGTATATTTACATATCATATATATGATGCATATACTCAGTTAACCAATAAGGAGAAAGAAACATTAGCAGATGAAGATTTAAAAAATAAAGTTAAAAACATATCTAATGATAAAAATGATAAAAAAACAAATAAAAAATATCATGGAATAGCAAAAGGAAAAAATATTATTGTAGTACAATTTGAATCTCTTCAAAACTTTCTTATAAATAGAGAATACAATGGTAAGGAAATAACTCCAAATTTAAATAAATTAATATCTAAAGATAGTATGTATTTTAATAACTTTTATCAGCAAGTAGGACCAGGAAATACCTCAGATGCTGAGTTTGTTATGAGTAATTCATTATATCCAACAAATGATTTATCTATATTTAATCATTATAAAGAAAACTATTATTATTCACTTCAAAAGATATTAAAAAAAGAGGGATACTCTACGTATTCTTTTCATGGTAATGATAAAGAGTTTTGGAATAGAGATGAGATGTATCCTAATCTAGGAATAGATAACTTTATATCTTTAGAAGATTTTGAATATGATGAAAAAGAAGATCTTATAAATTTAGGTTTAAATGATATGGATTTTTTTGATCAAACGGTAGATCATCTAAAAGAAGCAAAAAAACCATTTTATTCAACAGTAATTTCTATAACTAGCCATCATCCATATGATATGCCAGAAGAATTGATAGAAGTAGAATTAAAAAAAGAACATGAAAACACTATATTTGGAAACTATATACAAAGTATAAATTATGCTGATAAAGCATTTGGAAATTTCATAGAAAAGCTTAAAAAAGAAGGATTATATGAAGATTCCATTATAGTTTTATATGGTGATCATGCAGGACTTTATCCTACTCGAGCTGAAAATGGAAAAATAATGAGTGAATTTTTAGGCTATGAATATCGCTTTGATGAATATATGAATATTCCACTTATAGTTAACTTGCCAGGCAGTGGTATAAAAGAAACAAATGAAATAGTAGGTGGAGAATTAGATTTAATGCCTACAATATTGAATCTTACAGGAATAGAAGATAATAAAGGAAAAAGATTTGGTAGAGATTTGTTTAATTCTAAAAAAGGATTTGTATTAAATCAATATTATGTGCCTTTAGGATCATTTATAGATGATGAGAAAGTTTTTAAGATGTCTAAAGATGGGATATTTGAAAATAGTATGGCTTGGGATAGAAAAACAAAAGAACCTATAGATATAGAAGAATGTAGAGAAGGTTATGAAAGAGCTATAAGTGAGTTTAAGGAAAGTCAATTAATATTAGAAAATGATTTAATAGATG